A part of Primulina eburnea isolate SZY01 chromosome 10, ASM2296580v1, whole genome shotgun sequence genomic DNA contains:
- the LOC140803816 gene encoding uncharacterized protein, which produces MMHQKNDGTWVDARSKALDAEMNARFLEASQLDADCESPQNPTPEFQNELYILAVGGVNKRKLYGVGSQVEVLYPEAMSGHATHTRANYMDVAAAKAEAAAATSKVEELTRELTSLRQQVRYLMEHALIDPQSTSSSSARDYDDDSTQP; this is translated from the exons ATGATGCATCAGAAAAATGATGGTACATGGGTCGATGCTAGGTCAAAGGCTCTTGAT GCCGAGATGAATGCTCGATTTCTTGAAGCATCACAACTTGATGCTGATTGTGAGTCACCACAGAATCCAACCCCAGAGTTTCAAAATGAACTCTATATATTGGCTGTTGGTGGGGTTAATAAGAGAAAATTGTATGGTGTTGGCTCGCAGGTTGAGGTATTGTATCCTGAAGCTATGTCGGGACATGCAACACACACACGTGCTAACTATATGGATGTGGCTGCCGCTAAAGCTGAAGCTGCCGCTGCGACTTCTAAAGTAGAGGAACTTACAAGGGAGTTGACTAGCTTGAGGCAACAGGTTCGTTACTTGATGGAGCATGCACTTATTGACCCCCAATCCACCTCTTCTTCAAGTGCTCGAGATTATGATGATGATAGCACACAACCATAG
- the LOC140803815 gene encoding uncharacterized protein isoform X1, with translation MMIVCIHVFEFVHFKKITQMASEGSHDSRILIVASGGKFLPDSHAVSAFITDKFAEKQCMGGHTWRYVDVATKAYYWGEFVKSYRWRPDHDAHIRATWKTLAADQYRKTLCSWRKKPKLPLGVNIQILNKWKEIWSSSQWQNKS, from the exons ATGATGATTGTCTGTATACATGTATTTGAGTttgttcattttaaaaaaattactcaGATGGCTTCAGAAGGTTCCCATGATTCTAGGATCTTGATCGTGGCCTCAGGTGGCAA ATTCTTACCAGACAGTCATGCAGTCTCAGCCTTTATCACTGATAAATTTGCTGAGAAACAGTGCATGGGGGGTCACACATGGCGATATGTGGATGTTGCGACAAAGGCATACTACTGGGGCGAGTTCGTG AAATCGTATCGTTGGCGTCCTGATCATGACGCTCATATTAGGGCTACATGGAAAACACTTGCGGCCGATCAGTATAGGAAAACACTTTGCAGTTGGCGTAAAAAGCCTAAACTCCCACTTGGGGTTAATATCCAAATTTTGAACAAGTGGAAGGAAATCTGGAGTTCCTCTCAGTGGCAGAATAAGTCATAA
- the LOC140803815 gene encoding uncharacterized protein isoform X2, whose protein sequence is MASEGSHDSRILIVASGGKFLPDSHAVSAFITDKFAEKQCMGGHTWRYVDVATKAYYWGEFVKSYRWRPDHDAHIRATWKTLAADQYRKTLCSWRKKPKLPLGVNIQILNKWKEIWSSSQWQNKS, encoded by the exons ATGGCTTCAGAAGGTTCCCATGATTCTAGGATCTTGATCGTGGCCTCAGGTGGCAA ATTCTTACCAGACAGTCATGCAGTCTCAGCCTTTATCACTGATAAATTTGCTGAGAAACAGTGCATGGGGGGTCACACATGGCGATATGTGGATGTTGCGACAAAGGCATACTACTGGGGCGAGTTCGTG AAATCGTATCGTTGGCGTCCTGATCATGACGCTCATATTAGGGCTACATGGAAAACACTTGCGGCCGATCAGTATAGGAAAACACTTTGCAGTTGGCGTAAAAAGCCTAAACTCCCACTTGGGGTTAATATCCAAATTTTGAACAAGTGGAAGGAAATCTGGAGTTCCTCTCAGTGGCAGAATAAGTCATAA
- the LOC140803817 gene encoding double-stranded RNA-binding protein 5-like encodes MEFFPTLKEAEHAAAKVACQMLQIDQIQEDGGLYKNLLHELAQKRGLLCPTYKTVRSGPPHRPIFLSIVERGSITFCGDEARSKKHAEMNVATVTYCALIETSLVTECSKASPSMECVVSDNLTHRTLPTGTMKRDEFVANEETDFNA; translated from the exons ATGGAATTTTTTCCTACACTAAAGGAGGCTGAACATGCGGCTGCAAAGGTTGCTTGTCAGATGTTGCAAATTGACCAGATTCAAGAG GATGGAGGCTTGTACAAAAACCTTCTACATGAACTGGCACAAAAGAGGGGTCTTCTTTGTCCAACCTATAAGACTGTCAGATCAGGTCCACCTCACAGACCTATATTTTTGTCCATTGTGGAGAGAGGAAGTATTACATTTTGTGGGGACGAAGCCAGAAGCAAGAAGCATGCAGAGATGAATGTTGCCACAGTCACTTACTGTGCTCTAATAGAGA CATCCCTAGTGACAGAATGCTCAAAGGCGTCACCTAGCATGGAATGTGTTGTTTCTGATAATCTTACACATAGGACATTGCCCACAGGAACAATGAAAAGGGATGAATTTGTGGCAAATGAAG AAACTGATTTTAATGCCTAA